The Helianthus annuus cultivar XRQ/B chromosome 15, HanXRQr2.0-SUNRISE, whole genome shotgun sequence genomic sequence cactagtgattccacccctagtccatttctatcactagtgatggaaatatggttgatgacatgacattagttgattggatagtgggagtgatggaatccatcactagtgattccacccctagtgCCCTAACCCTAATCTCTCTCTAGTAGTCTCCTTATatacacccaaggggaaacccaattagttaattaaGGTAATATGACCCATCAACAATTAGCAACTAATTATATTATAGGTTTTATACATTTTGATCTATATTACataaatgataatgatggctactagattaaatataaataaataaatatttaatcttacagagTCTACAAATCGATTACCAACCCATCAACGTGTTTGATATGATTCGTGTTTAGGTTACACAATTTTAAGTGTATGCAGGTTAGAGTTGATGTTTTAACACAGATAAAAAATAGGTCATGTTCTGATTGAGCATTCAACCCGACACGGGTGACACAACTAGGGTAAGCGCTTGAGTTTCGTTTAGCATATATCATGTTTGAATTTTTCTACCTTTAACCTCTTTGAATGTCAATTGCACGCACGAGCTACATTTTAATTGATTTTATTGGTTGATataggggctgtttggctaaaCTTATTGgaatgacttatttacttatttgcttatttgaaaagcaaataagtcataatggaatgacttatttacttattccTCTCAcataataagctaacccaaacaccttttaacttttcaaaaagtaaataagtaaataagtcactaaaataagcttagccaaacaacCTCATAGTATTCATAAGGTATCGTGATCTGGTTTCTCCATGGGaggctttgatggtgtgcggggaggacctccgcacaaggcccACGATTTCGAGGGGcatgcgatttaaaaaaaaaaatctgatacGCATATGTtactttttttaaatagtaaacacgTACAACTTTCAATATAGAtccatttacaaatcattttttatggatttagaatttagcccacttgGAATTAGGTTTATTAAGCCCAATACTGATTTGatcttttttaaataataacaaaacataacaGAATGACACATTTTTTCAATCTcgaacagggtacgtgaattctAAGAGACGCCTCTGGGGTTCTCATAGTGGATTCTTGTGGTTAAAAAAAGGTTAAAGAACTGGTTAAGTTTCTTAACTTTTTCGTGTAGTTAGATTTTTTATTTAGAACGAAACTTACATATTTTTATCATATATCATTAATTTTACCtcaaattaataatatatatatatatatatatatatatatatatatatatatataggggaatgttcaaatgaaaaccactagttattgtgaaaactcgaaaactaattaaaaaagccaaaaaaaacataccatttttttttttgcattccAATTTTCGCATATGATTTAAAGCATCATCATAAGAAAATAATCGAATGAATAGTACCACTTGCAATGATTTAAAGCCtcttttaaataatataaaaagaaaaaggaaatcaaAAAAAGATGGAAATCTGATTGGTGGAAAAGGAATGGGTTCCACATGCATACTTAATAACGCGTGTTAATGTGTTGGCGGAGACTCAATGGCCCCTTTTGGCGCTATAGGGCGCTAATTTTGATTATTTGGCTAAGAATGACATACCACATCTGGCCTAACATGTACAACATCGTAATGCAAAAAACTTTCAAATTGACATATATATAATTTCATTTTCGTAATAGTAAAGAATATTATGTTCTTTGCAAGTTTTCAATTAGTTTTATCATGCCATCAGTATAATGACATTGATTGAGTTGTATTCTAGTGTAGATTTTCTTAATATTGAATGTCATTTTAGATAGCGCAAAATATACTAAAGTTAATATCAGGGTGAACGGGTTGCATGCGGCAAAAAAGGGTGGTGAACTCCTTTATCGTGCAGGGAACACCGTCGTCGTCACTCTTTGTCGTGTGGGGTGTTACATGTGCGGGGAGTAGTCACTGTTTGTAGGGGAGAGGAGGGAAGATGAGAGAGAGGGGTTCCAACCAATCATgcatttttccttcatttttttTAGATAGCTTGGGTGAAACCACCCCCATGTGATTAAGTGCTTGAGGGGAGTTGGATAGGAGGGTTGACATGGACGAATTTCATTGGCTTCGGTGAGGAGAGTTGAAGGGAGCACCCCTCTCACCCTAACAATTTTATGGTTGTTATTATTACTAGTTGATTTTCCGCGCGCGTGTTGCGACGAGGATCCAATGTCTGTAAAACGTGTGGTGgcaccgaatatcaaaacatagataaaaatgaGGTAGTAACAATagtcactccgtcctaaaaaacgattttaaataatctaatatataataGTAGGACCCACACGTCATACACGTCGGAATTTCGGTTGTTTTCAATTCAGCTgaaaattaggtaccggcaccgaaaatgctcggtacgatactgtatggtatttgaaggtaaaaatcagtaaatacaggtatggtgctagaccggtgtcgaatcGAAAGAAACAATTCTGAAAACGCccaaaggtgggtaccaaattggtaccgaaaatgatttggtatagtaaatttagtaccgatacgataccggtttgattacaggatttgataccaTTTGCCCATCAATAacctaaatatccaagttaattttacatggtacacttcattcattacagaaaaagagaATTTACTTACCACGTGTATGAAAAgcaatctaaacggtgcaattacttgcgttGCTACATAGCATGAACTCAGAGGTGATgactagggatgagctcggtaccaaccggtatcgaaaatccccaaaagtgggtatcagtaccggtaccgaatatacccggtacagtacggttcggtactggtaccgaaatgGTACCGAAAAAATGTCAAAAGCCGATACCGAATCGATACCAAAAATGtaaccggtttggtaaatttgataccggtaccgaTTTGATAatgataccatttgctcatccttaGGTGGTGTTACTATTCATTGtgttctatttttaatatataggtaaaggtAATATTGAGTTtatcttcaaacctgtttttttaATATCGAATGACATTTTTGAGCAAAATATACTAAAATTAATATAACAATTATACTGTTATTATTATTTGTGTTTATAatttttgattgatataaaacacaactgtattattTGGTAACATCACGCACCTTTTGTGTAATGAAaccattttaaagaaaattttttGCATTTGTCAAAACCGAGCTTTATAAATTTTGAACATCCCTAACTTAACGGTAGGTTTCACCACTAATTAAATACATTTTGATTAACTTTACACTTTCATAGTTTCAAACTAACAAGAGagcattttcaaaattttaaaacaaagTTGAAGTTTATATTAATTTTATAGACAAATGATCAGATACAAATACGATTATCGTATAAAACATACGAATAACATAGAAAAGTAAAAAGGGGGTTGACATTTTCTAATTATTCTATTAGTAGAGTAATTATCTTGATGAAGTAGTAGAGTAATTATAAACTTTAAATTGTTTGATGCACTTGTAGCGtaattttgaattttatgttCTTTGATGAAATTGTATGATAAACTGGTAGAGGAATtatgaattgtatgttgtttgatgaACCTGTAAAGTAATTGTTTATATTATGTTATTTTGATAAACTAGTAAAGTAATTATGATAAACTTGTAAAGTAATTTGAATGACTAGTTGTTTGAtgacttgtagagtaattttgaataaTATCTTGTAGTAGTGTATTAATGATaaactagtagagtaattatgatgcacttgtaaagtaattttgaatTGCTAGTTGTttgatcatttgtagagtaattttgaaatttatgttgttTTATACACTTGAATAGTAATTTTGAACGATATCCTGTAGTAGTGTATTATTGAAAAACTGGTAGAGTAACCATAATGCACTTGCAGAGTAGTTTTGAATTGTATGTTATTTGATGAACTTGTAGAGTAATTGTACGTGTTATGTTATCTTGACGAACTATTAGAGTAATTattatacacttgtagagtaatattgtattttatgttGCTTGATACacttatagagtaattttgataattgcTCTACTAATAGAacaattacgaaaatgtcaccgctCTTTTTTTGCTTTTTACGTCattcgtacgttttgtatgatAAGAATATTTGTATGGGATGTTTACTCTAGTTTTATAACAACAGAACattgtcaaaaatttgaagtttatattaattttaaaaaCAGATACTAATAACCAAATATATACACTATGAACATGCTCATGTGCAGGCCTGTTTTTTTAATATCGAATGACATTTTTGAGCAAAATATACTAAAATTAATATAACAATTATACTGTTATTATTATTTGTGTTTATAatttttgattgatataaaacacaactgtattattTGGTAACATCACACACCTTTTGTGTAATGAAACCATTATAAAGTAATTTTTTTGCATTCGTCAAAACCGAGCTTTATAAATTTTAAACATCCCTAACTTAACGGTAGGTTTCACCCACTAATTAAATACATTTTGATTAACTTTACACTTTCTTAGTTTCAAACTAACAAGAgaacattttcaaaattttaaagcAAAGTTGAAGTTTATATTAATTTTATAGACAAATGGTCAGATACAAATACGATTGTCGTACAAAACATACGAATAACATAGAAAAGTAAAAAGGGGGTTGACATTTTCTAATTATTCTATTAGTAGAGTAATTATCTTGATgaactagtagagtaattataaattttaaattgTTTGATGCACTTGTAGCGtaattttgaattttatgttCTTTGATGAACTTGTATGATGAACtggtagagtaattttgaattgtatgctGTTTGATGAACCTGTAAAGTAATCGTTTATATTATGTTATTTTGATGAACTAGTAAAGTAATTATTATAAACTTGTAAAGTAATTTAAATGATTAGTTGTTTGatgcacttgtagagtaattttgaataaTATCTTGTAGTAGTATATTAATGATaaactagtagagtaattatgatgcacttgtaaagtaattttgaatTATTAGTTGTTTGatcacttgtagagtaattttgaaatttatgttgttTTATACACTTGTATAGTAATTTTGAACGATATCCTGTAGTAGTGTATTATTGAAAAACTGGTAGAGTAATCATAATGTACTTGCAGAGTAGTTTTGAATTGTATGTTATTTGATGAACTTGTAGAGTAATTGTACGTGTTATGATATCTTGATGAACTATTAGAGTAATttttatacacttgtagagtaatattgtattttatgttgtttgatacacttgtagagtaattttgataattactctactaatagaacaattacgaaaatgtcactgcttttttttttttccttttttacgCCATTcatacgttttgtacgataagaaTATTTGTATAGGATGTTTACTCTAGTTTTATAACAAAAGAACATTGTAAAAAAATTGAagtttatattaattttaaaaaCAGATATCACAAAACTTACATAATTACTTTTGCTCAATAAAACAAATTCAAAATCTCTTAATTCGATTAAGATTTAGTAAACCCAAAATGATATGACATTTTACCATCATATTTTTCCAAATTAAAAGTTTCTTTAATCACCTATATAATTTGAGTGGAGGGCATGTCCATAAGGTGTATTAGATGATGTATAAATCCCCCACCCCCTCTCATAATCCAAATTGCTTTTCATTTTGAGCATCCAATCATCTTCTTGTCTCCATAAATCTCTCCTAAATTATCATAATCCCATTTCTCTAAACCCTAGTATTTCAATTTTCTAATCACCATTTGAGCATAAAGACAAGAAAACCCTTTGAAAAATTTCAAGATTCTGTGGTTAGTAGCATCAAATTATGGACCAAAAACACCCCACCACCAAAATCCCACACCATGAAAGTGAAACCCCACCTCATTCCCAATCAACAAACTTAATAACCTTCCCAAACGGAAAaacacaccaccaccatccaccgccGCACACCGCTGCGCCCGCATACAAAGAATGCCTCAAGAACCATGCCGTCGCCATCGGGGGACACGCCTTAGACGGCTGCGGCGAGTTCATGCCTTCACCAACTTACTCACCAACACAACCCTCATCTTTTAAATGCGCGGCGTGTGGATGCCATAGGAACTTCCACCGCCGCGAACCCACCCAATTTATAGATTACCCCCGACCCCACCAAACCTCAACCCCCACCTCTAAATCCCCGGGGTCGCCAGCTAATGCTGAACCGACAAACTACGCATTCGGTCAGCATCTGCTGCTGTCCCTGGGAACAGGCCCAAGGACAGCAACAGCGGATCAGAACCACACTGTGGCGACGCCAGGGACACCATCGGGGGTTAAGGTGAGTGGGAATAAGCGGTTCCGGACAAAATTTAGTCCGGAACAAAAACAGAAGATGTTAAATTTTGCTGAGAAAGTTGGTTGGAAGATGCAGAGGTGCGATGATAAGATGGTTACTGATTTTTGCAATGAGATTGGAATCAGAAGAAGAATTTTTAAAGTTTGGATGCATAATAACAAAAATACTTCAGCAAAAAGAGAAAAAGATACCACCATCAACGCCACCGCAACAACCACCGTCGTCGCTGGCGGCGTTGCTGCCTCCGTAGTACGGAGTAATGAGAGTTCTCATCAAGAAAATGGGTCGTCTTCTTCATCTTAACTTTGTAATAACTCCAATTAACCCATTTTAGGGTAAACTGAATAATAAACCTACTGGTTAGATGATTATCTTTTGTCCAATCTATTAGTTATTTTGAGGTGAAATCAGTTGATAATTCATTTTCTTGATGTAAAAATTGAGTTATAACTTACAAGAGTATTTTAGTGGTAATCATCTGATTCTCTCTCATCTAGCAAAGGTGTCAAATCTGGATCCGTATTCGAATCTTGCTTACACCGGTTTCTGGTCATGATATGTTAAAAGTCACTTGCCCGGTATAAACTGTGATTTACCTGATACTATTGGTTAGCAATGTATTTGAGTGAGTTTTAAGTTTTTCGGTACGTATATTTCTgattaaaaaatgagtttttcgGTAACGGATTCAGACGGGTAGATGCATTTGGTCAAAAAGATCAAACCACCGAAATTCAGTTCGTCAGGTGGAAGAATTTAATAAAATTGGACTGATTCAAAGTTAAAATGGTCAAAATATGCATTTATGTGTTAAATCATTAATGGAGGTTTTGGTACTATTTGCAGAGAAGTAATGAGCACACAACAAACTTGCCTGTCATAAGAAATTGATTGCTATGAAACCATGGTAGTTGGCATTTAGAGTACCTTTTGAGATTAACCCTAATCTCTTCTCTTCATATCCTCTAATCATTATTttttgtttaatatttaattaaatattcTATTTGTAGAAAGTTGTTTAGGTTTTGGCATATGGTTTATCTTAATTTTTGTAACACTCATTTCCATTGCCCATTTTGCCCTTGTTGGAATCTTGTTGAGGTATCTATAAACTTGTtactttaaatatatatattgataTGCAATTTAATTGTATTTGGCTTTAAAGGTTTGATAGTTTTGGGAAAGTGAAGGAATAGATTTTTGTTTGTTTTGGGATCATGAGTTTTAGAATAGGCATATTTATAAAATAATATGTACTAACATTTTATTGGCATATTTATAAAATAATATGGGCTaacattttattttcttttcccagactttatatattttataaacgAAGAAGCATATTTTAACTCATTTTTATGTATTGTGAAGTTAATTCATACTTGAAGTCCGATTAATTGTTTATGTGATTTTTTTAGTATTCTTTTCCTTCGAAATTATCATGTAATATTCTATTCTTGTGAATATAATCTTGCAAAAAGAAAGCATATGTCATTATAGTATGTTTAATAGCTTATAAGTTATTTTGAAAAAAGAGAAGTAGGATTTTAACTTTATAAGACTGAAGTATTTGAGTTTTTACTAAATTTTTAGAAGATTAAGAATAAATTTTGGTTAAAAGAAATTAGGTAAGGGCAGGACCGGTAACGTTTTTGAAGGCCCTAAGCAAACTATAAATGCAGGGACCCTTTGAACTAGTATAAGGAAAACATCGATTATGCTTTCTACATTCCCAGTCTCCATCGCAAACAaaatatcaaaattcaaagtatCAATTAAGGATTTAGGGAAAACAGTGATTGAGTAATTGCAATATATAGAGATTACTATAAAACTAGTTGTTAACCAACTTGGTTTGTCCCTGCGACACCACTAATTTCCCCTAATTTCACCTCTATTTTCTCTTTAATCGGCGAGGCCATTGAGCTTAATGAGCATGTGTGACGTTACAGTTAGAGAGAATTGTGATGACGGCCTAAATTAAATACGAATTCCATATTGCATGAAATTGGAATTTGGTCTCTTTAATTTTAAAATTGGTTCTTCAGTTTGGCTTGCAATAAACATTGTGtttgttttgttcatttgagcCTACAATAATACACATATGCTATATaaagatttaaaaaaattgaGGG encodes the following:
- the LOC110865892 gene encoding zinc-finger homeodomain protein 11, which produces MDQKHPTTKIPHHESETPPHSQSTNLITFPNGKTHHHHPPPHTAAPAYKECLKNHAVAIGGHALDGCGEFMPSPTYSPTQPSSFKCAACGCHRNFHRREPTQFIDYPRPHQTSTPTSKSPGSPANAEPTNYAFGQHLLLSLGTGPRTATADQNHTVATPGTPSGVKVSGNKRFRTKFSPEQKQKMLNFAEKVGWKMQRCDDKMVTDFCNEIGIRRRIFKVWMHNNKNTSAKREKDTTINATATTTVVAGGVAASVVRSNESSHQENGSSSSS